In a genomic window of Bacillota bacterium:
- a CDS encoding ABC transporter ATP-binding protein gives MSGREQEQEEERDLEQLDPHVLARLIRLARPYWKGFALAALLVLASTGASLARPYILKVAIDSIIVPAARATLQGWASAPQLRAGAVQAVLHLGLILLAAVLVQFLAGWAQTLILARSTQALLAELRQRLFAHVLALETAFFDRAPVGRLVTRLTNDVEALSQFFSEALVTSLNDLALVTGSVAVMFRLDARLAAVSLALMPLVAAVTVLYQSRARRAYRAVRSRLSRVNAAVAENVDGMRTVQIFRREEAQHQSFDRVNRDYLDANMRQLFVFSLYYPSIHLLGSWATALLLVAGASAVLHGAVAFGVVYAFLNYVQQLFRPIMDLAEKLDLVQSAQAGAERIFGLLDTQARLPEPGVEEAARRAPVERVRGALDFDRVWFAYEPGRWVLRDVDFHVEPGEMVAFVGPTGAGKSSIMSLVTRLYEIQRGSILLDGRDIRSFPVAELRRQVGVVMQDVFLFEGSVAENIRLGDPSVPLERVREAARAVGADRFIERLPHGYETALGERGTGLSAGERQLIAFARALCFDPPLLILDEATSNVDTETEMQIQQALERLSAGRTTLVVAHRLSTARRANRILVVQGGRIRESGSHAELLERRGLYWRLVQVQALAGG, from the coding sequence GTGAGCGGGCGCGAGCAGGAACAGGAGGAGGAGCGCGACCTGGAGCAGCTCGACCCGCATGTCCTGGCCCGGCTGATCCGGCTGGCGCGGCCGTACTGGAAAGGGTTCGCCCTGGCCGCCCTGCTGGTCCTCGCCTCCACGGGCGCCAGCCTGGCCCGTCCCTACATCCTGAAGGTCGCCATCGACAGCATCATCGTCCCCGCCGCCCGGGCCACCCTCCAGGGCTGGGCGAGCGCCCCCCAGCTCCGGGCCGGGGCCGTCCAGGCGGTCCTCCACCTCGGGCTGATCCTTCTGGCCGCGGTGCTGGTCCAGTTCCTGGCCGGCTGGGCCCAGACGCTCATCCTGGCGCGCAGCACCCAGGCGCTGCTGGCCGAGCTCCGCCAGCGGCTCTTCGCCCACGTGCTGGCGCTGGAGACGGCCTTCTTCGACCGCGCGCCCGTGGGCCGCCTGGTGACGCGCCTGACCAACGACGTGGAGGCCCTCAGCCAGTTCTTCAGCGAGGCCCTGGTCACCTCGCTCAACGACCTGGCGCTGGTGACCGGCTCCGTGGCGGTCATGTTCCGGCTGGACGCGCGGCTGGCCGCCGTCTCCCTGGCTCTGATGCCGCTGGTGGCGGCGGTGACGGTGCTCTACCAGTCGCGGGCGCGGCGTGCCTACCGGGCGGTGCGCAGCCGCCTCTCGCGGGTGAATGCGGCGGTGGCCGAGAACGTCGACGGCATGCGCACCGTCCAGATCTTCCGGCGGGAGGAGGCGCAGCACCAGAGCTTCGACCGGGTCAACCGCGACTACCTGGACGCCAACATGCGCCAGCTCTTCGTCTTCTCGCTCTACTACCCGTCCATCCACCTGCTCGGTTCCTGGGCGACCGCGCTGCTGCTGGTGGCGGGCGCGTCGGCCGTCCTCCACGGTGCGGTCGCCTTCGGCGTCGTTTACGCCTTCCTCAACTACGTGCAGCAGCTCTTCCGGCCGATCATGGACCTGGCCGAGAAGCTGGACCTGGTCCAGTCGGCCCAGGCCGGGGCGGAGCGGATCTTCGGCCTGCTGGACACGCAGGCGCGGCTGCCCGAACCCGGCGTGGAGGAAGCGGCCCGGCGCGCGCCCGTCGAAAGGGTGCGGGGCGCGCTGGACTTCGACCGCGTCTGGTTCGCCTACGAGCCGGGCCGCTGGGTTCTCCGGGACGTCGACTTCCACGTGGAGCCGGGGGAGATGGTCGCCTTCGTCGGCCCCACCGGCGCCGGGAAGAGCTCCATCATGAGCCTGGTGACGCGGCTCTACGAGATTCAGCGGGGGAGCATCCTCCTGGACGGACGGGACATCCGCTCCTTCCCGGTGGCGGAGCTCCGGCGCCAGGTGGGCGTGGTGATGCAGGACGTCTTCCTCTTCGAAGGAAGCGTCGCCGAGAACATCCGGCTCGGCGACCCGTCCGTCCCGCTGGAGCGCGTCCGGGAGGCGGCCCGGGCGGTGGGGGCGGACCGCTTCATCGAGCGGCTGCCGCACGGTTACGAGACCGCGCTGGGCGAGCGCGGGACCGGCCTCTCGGCGGGGGAGCGCCAGCTGATCGCCTTCGCCCGCGCCCTCTGCTTCGACCCGCCCCTCCTCATCCTGGACGAGGCCACCTCCAACGTGGACACCGAGACCGAGATGCAGATCCAGCAGGCGCTGGAACGGCTGAGCGCCGGCCGGACGACGCTGGTGGTGGCGCACCGGCTCTCCACCGCCCGCCGGGCCAACCGGATCCTCGTCGTCCAGGGCGGCCGCATCCGCGAATCGGGCAGCCACGCCGAGCTCCTGGAACGGCGCGGCCTCTACTGGCGGCTCGTGCAGGTGCAGGCGCTGGCAGGGGGGTAG